One part of the Denticeps clupeoides chromosome 16, fDenClu1.1, whole genome shotgun sequence genome encodes these proteins:
- the dmxl2 gene encoding dmX-like protein 2 isoform X1 has protein sequence MHLHQVLTGAVNPGDSCYSVGSVNDVAFTAYGSGCDIVILASDFECVQIIPGAQNGNIQVGCVECSHQLGRIAASYGNTVCIFEPIVTNQIKRHKQLNYQWQKTGQFFLNAMTYNLAWDPQGNRILAATEQLQLWAPPSSDILVEEDDSQLMDDKIHPILNDWKCVWQCKTAAAVHITKWSPDGEYFATAGKDDCLLKVWYPTTGWKSAVVMPDLPDKKAASVHFSFVYLAHPRTVTGFSWRKTSKYMPKGSVCNVLLTSCQDGICRLWSETLLPEDSLLGGLISENTTSFSSSLPNLGGQKDKIQHALESIHHLKHLRRGRRRSSALAAHTELLPSQLGSHEVHRHISHHANALCHFHISASINPNTDIPSVMDGSLFSADEATGGFVVHWLNNKDLSFTTSMDLFMQQLRKLSEQPLEHAAEDLDQDGSPMKFDFDLDEMSDKGSSEHEEGEQEGSTKASSPGSSSSVPLPTVLLDRKMEALTLEWNKSPDMLFTIHPVDGSFLVWHVKYLDEFIPGIFRQVQVSFSSRIPVAFPTGDANSLSKNIMMYACTFTELETNEALEQKRKSRHMSQSGSASARLGTTALGHSLAAIIGPAVMMVSKHVDGSLNQWAVTFAEKSAFSTVLTVTHKFRYCGHRFHLNDLACHTVLPLLLTSSHHNALLTPPSSDASFDDEQEARIMGGIPGRQLRGFPRKQLKNAATRTFHDPNAIYSELILWRVDHIGPLSCTGGVSELARINSLHTSAFSNVAWLPTLVPSSVLGTYCNSASACFVASDGKNLRLYQAVVDARKLLDELSDPETSKLVGEVFNIVSQQSTARPGCIIELDVITNQCGSNTQLLHVFQEDFILGYKPHDDAPDFSTFSFPSPEEYHAPPFSEKFFLVVIEKDEQHNSLLQMWHLHLKSVQACVDENNQELMFQNQLMVPHAHNHAESSPETSPGPRPLPRSSSSANLQSASKLILSSRLVYSQRMELPAGVEVIRATPSAGHLSSSSIYPVCLAPYLIVMACSDGQVRFWRCRVDVDLDAADPEEGRSYHWEPWCLLNEEEDDNSAVSVSGRPVAVSCSYTGRLAVAFKQPAPSNGFVAPGSKEFSMHVSTYECESTGGSQWVLEQTINLEDVARPSEALDPRVSVDSNLFIYSKSDLFLHRDSPNIKHFVHLDWLSKEDGSHILTVGVGSNILMYGRISGMVNEQISSKEGVAVITLPLGGSIKQGIRSRWVLLRSVNLVSSVDGTPSLPMSLSWVRDGILVIGMDCEMHVYAQWRQDKKPGEAEGDSLSSTDDVTAVGRAVSTAAEGRARSKSVFEGSAGMDDAFRAPAVIQDGGLFEAAHSLSPTLPQYHPTQLLELMDLGKVRRAKAILSHLVKCIAGEVAVVKDVEAGEGGTRRHLSRTISVSGSTAKDTIVAGRDGGRDYTEINSIPPLPLYALLSADLDTSYKVAEEASKGAKGPEREAQKSNDDQYADLFQMQTVTTDDFVSFATEKAEKKSRVINLSQYGPTYFGPEHAQVLSSHLMHSSLPGLTRLEQMFLVALADTVATTSAEVGGSTDKQYTGGEALDECGLRYLLAMRLHICLLTSLPPLYRMQLLHQGVSTCHFAWAFHSEAEEEMLNMIPAMQRGDPQWSELRAVGVGWWVRNINTLRRMVEKVGKAAFQRNNDPLDAALFFLAMKKKAVLWGLFRSQHDEKMTQFFKNNFTEDRWRKAALKNAFSLLGKQRFEQSAAFFLLAGSLKDAIEVCLEKMEDIQLAMIVARLYEADYESSSTCQGVLYEKVLGCKRDGSGFNCTKLHPDPFLRSISYWIMKDYTRALDTLLEQIPKDEDENPTVMVKSCNPVVFSFYNYLRTHPLIIRRHFAKPEGTLAAVGLTAEKSSADEINLIERKLFFTTANAHFKVGCPVLALEVLSKIPKVSKKAAASLSKGSSMVNMGSSQAQENGGRGTDLDWGSGAEPSTGMDWSQPLVKLEDEGLQLDWGDDKGDDEDDEDDGGLTMKKAEPVEMTKASSSSGEGKADSLQREDSTGESEVDVIAEQLKFRACLKILMTELRTLATGYEVDGGKLRFQLYNWLEKEIEAMHRICNYKPPAQETSGELEKFGEVPDGSIDLDESLERFEAGAYERHQLERRRLQAKQQHAERRKAWLRKNQALLRIFLSYCSLHGAKGGGVTSVRMELLFLLQESQQETTVKQLQSPLPLPTTLPLLSASIAPTKTVIANPVLHLGNHIHDVLYTIVQMEAPPFPDILDDRVNALHTLAASLSACIYQALCDSHSYSSQTEANQFTGMVYQGLLLSERRRLRTESIEEHATPTTAPAQWPGVSSLISLLISAHGEDQPKLNVMLCEGVLAVYLSLLIHGLGTHSSNELFRLAAHPLNNRMWAAVFGGGAKLIVKPKRAPEVPPADKFSVDTETLSENKAVVPEIVTQDSSAAVPATPPAEDVDRHRRRFNMRMLVPGRPVKETPSTPPPVPVDRPTYKEKFIPPELSMWDYFVAKPFLPLSDSSALYDSDESGASGDEDDDDAFLSDTQMTEHSDPNSYSWALIRLVMVKLALHNVKNFLPLAGLDFADLPVTSPLSNAVLKTLEKWEQILVEKMNKFEGPPPNYINTYPTDVSAGGGPALLRHKAMLEPDNTPFKAKHHLSFPARRLWHFLVKQENLQETLIRYIFTKKRKQSESLDNHVDHLKQNCVTEGRKGNQVEADLGYPGGKAKVIHKESDIIMAFAINKANMNEIVLASTHDVQELDVSTLLAAQPFTWIGEDFDKESRSSDDVDYRSSHTNIAQASTAPFAPPQISASASMPWLGSGQTSLGASVIVKRNLNNVKRMTSHPIYQYYMTGAQDGSVRMFEWNRPQQLICFRQAGNARVTRLYFNSQGNKCGVADGEGFLSLWQVNQTSSNPKPYLSWQCHTKTCGDFAFITSSSLIATAGQSNDNRNVCLWDTLISPSNTMVHAFTCHENGATVLQYAPKQQLIITGGRKGFVCIFDIRQRQLLHTFQAHDSAIKALAMDSTEDFFVTGSAEGNMKVWKLTGHGLMHSFSTEHAKQSIFRNIGAGVMQVETCPGNRIFTCGADGTLKMRVLPDRYNIPASIFDIL, from the exons GGAACCGGATCCTGGCGGCTACAGAGCAGCTGCAGCTGTGGGCACCGCCGTCCAGTGACATACTGGTGGAGGAGGATGACAGCCAGCTCATGGATGACAAGATACACCCCATCCTCAACGACTGGAAATGTGTGTGGCAGTGCAA GACTGCAGCTGCGGTACATATAACCAAGTGGTCTCCTGACGGGGAATACTTTGCCACAGCTGGCAAG GACGACTGTCTCCTGAAGGTGTGGTACCCAACTACTGGCTGGAAGTCGGCTGTGGTCATGCCCGATCTACCCGACAAGAAGGCCGCTTCGGTGCACTTCTCATTCGTTTACCTGGCTCACCCCCGCACAGTCACCGGCTTCTCCTGGAGGAAGACAAGCAAGTACATGCCGAA GGGTTCAGTGTGCAACGTGCTCCTGACGTCCTGCCAGGACGGGATCTGTCGCCTGTGGTCTGAGACGCTGTTGCCGGAGGACAGTCTCCTTGGGGGACTGATCTCTGAAAATACCACCAGCTTCAGTAGCAGCCTGCCCAACCTGGGCGGCCAGAAAGATAAGATCCAGCATGCACTGGAG TCCATTCACCACCTGAAGCATCTTCGCCGGGGCCGCAGGAGATCCTCAGCGCTGGCTGCTCATACTGAGCTTCTACCCAGCCAGCTTGGGTCCCACGAAGTCCATCGGCACATCTCCCACCATGCCAACGCCCTCTGCCACTTCCACATTTCTGCTAGCATTAACCCCAACACCG ATATCCCCTCTGTAATGGATGGCTCTCTCTTCTCCGCTGATGAGGCCACTGGAGGCTTTGTGGTTCATTGGTTGAACAACAAAGATCTGAGCTTCACCACATCCATGGACCTGTTCATGCAGCAGCTGAGGAAGCTTTCTGAGCAGCCTCTGGAGCACGCCGCAGAGGATCTCGACCAGGATGGCTCACCGATGAAGTTTGACTTTG ACCTGGATGAGATGTCTGATAAAGGCTCCTCAGAGCATGAGGAGGGGGAGCAGGAGGGCAGTACAAAGGCCTCCTCCCCCGGTTCCAGCAGCAGCGTTCCCCTACCCACCGTACTTCTGGACAGGAAGATGGAAGCCCTGACCTTGGAGTGGAACAAAAGTCCAGACATGCTTTTCACCATCCATCCTGTAGATGGCTCCTTCCTGGTGTGGCATGTGAAGTACTTGGACGAATTCATCCCTGGCATATTTAGACAAGTTCAG GTGTCGTTCTCCTCCCGTATCCCTGTAGCGTTTCCAACTGGTGATGCCaactccctgagcaagaacaTCATGATGTACGCCTGTACCTTCACTGAGCTTGAGACCAACGAAGCTCTGGAGCAGAAGCGCAAGTCCAGGCACATGTCCCAGAGTGGCTCAGCCTCAGCCCGCCTGGGCACCACCGCGCTTGGCCATTCACTGGCGGCCATCATCGGGCCGGCTGTTATGATGGTCTCCAAGCACGTGGACGGCTCCCTCAACCAGTGGGCGGTTACCTTTGCAGAGAAGTCAGCCTTCTCTACCGTGTTGACGGTCACTCACAAGTTTCGCTACTGCGGCCATCGCTTTCACCTCAACGACCTGGCCTGTCACACTGTGCTTCCGCTTCTGCTCACGTCTTCTCACCACAATGCCCTGCTGACCCCTCCCTCCAGTGATGCGAGCTTCGACGACGAGCAGGAGGCCAGGATCATGGGGGGCATTCCTGGGCGACAGCTGCGGGGCTTCCCGCGTAAGCAGCTGAAGAACGCAGCCACACGTACCTTCCACGACCCCAACGCCATCTACAGCGAGCTCATCCTGTGGCGCGTGGACCACATCGGCCCCCTGTCGTGTACCGGTGGCGTTTCGGAACTGGCCCGCATCAACTCGCTCCACACTTCTGCCTTCTCCAACGTGGCCTGGTTGCCCACGCTCGTACCCAGTTCTGTGCTCG GCACGTACTGTAACTCGGCCAGCGCTTGTTTTGTGGCATCTGACGGGAAGAACTTGAGGCTGTACCAGGCGGTGGTGGATGCGCGGAAGCTCCTGGATGAGCTGTCAGACCCGGAGACCTCT AAACTGGTTGGGGAGGTGTTCAACATAGTCAGCCAGCAGTCCACCGCCCGGCCGGGGTGCATCATCGAATTGGATGTTATAACTAATCAG TGTGGCTCCAACACCCAGCTGCTCCATGTCTTCCAGGAGGACTTCATTTTAGGATACAAGCCGCATGACGATGCCCCCGACTTCAGCACGTTCTCTTTCCCTTCCCCCGAGG AATACCATGCACCCCCTTTCTCAGAGAAGTTCTTTCTGGTTGTGATTGAGAAGGATGAGCAGCACAATTCTCTCCTGCAAATGTGGCATCTGCATTTGAAATCTGTCCAGGCTTGTGTGG ATGAGAACAACCAGGAGCTAATGTTCCAAAACCAACTGATGGTCCCCCATGCGCACAACCACGCTGAGTCATCCCCTGAGACGTCGCCCGGACCCAGACCCCTGcctcgctcctcctcctctgccaaCCTGCAGTCTGCCAGCAAGCTCATCCTCAGCTCTCGCCTGGTGTACAGTCAGCGCATGGAGCTGCCCGCGGGGGTGGAGGTCATCCGTGCCACGCCCTCCGCTG GCCACCTCAGCTCTTCCTCCATCTACCCTGTGTGTCTGGCTCCATATCTGATTGTGATGGCGTGCTCAGACGGCCAGGTCCGGTTCTGGCGCTGTAGAGTGGATGTGGACCTAGACGCTGCAGACCCCGAGGAGGGGCGCTCCTACCACTGGGAGCCCTGGTGCCTCTTGAACGAAGAGGAGGATGACAACAGCGCAGTGAGCGTGTCTGGGCGGCCTGTAGCCGTCAGCTGCTCCTACACAGGTCGTCTGGCTGTGGCCTTCAAGCAACCGGCTCCTAGCAACGGCTTTGTCGCTCCTGGATCAAAGGAGTTCTCCATGCATGTGTCCACCTATGAGTGCGAGTCCACTGGTGGCTCGCAGTGGGTCCTTGAACAGACCATCAACCTGGAGGATGTGGCGCGACCTTCTGAGGCGCTGGACCCACGGGTCAGTGTGGACAgcaacctgtttatttacagcaaGTCGGACTTGTTCCTGCACAGAGACAGTCCCAACATCAAGCACTTTGTCCACCTGGACTGGCTGTCCAAAGAGGATGGCTCGCACATCCTGACAGTGGGCGTGGGCTCCAACATCCTGATGTACGGTCGCATCTCTGGCATGGTCAACGAGCAGATTAGCAGCAAAGAGGGTGTGGCAGTCATCACTCTGCCACTGGGGGGCAGCATCAAGCAGGGCATCCGCTCTCGCTGGGTGCTCCTGCGCTCCGTGAACCTGGTTTCCTCCGTGGACGGAACCCCGTCTCTGCCCATGTCTTTGTCCTGGGTGAGGGACGGCATCCTGGTGATCGGCATGGACTGCGAGATGCACGTCTATGCCCAGTGGCGGCAGGACAAGAAGCCTGGTGAGGCGGAGGGTGACAGCCTGTCCTCTACCGACGACGTCACTGCTGTGGGACGCGCCGTGTCCACCGCAGCCGAAGGCCGGGCTCGGTCCAAGAGCGTTTTTGAGGGAAGTGCGGGAATGGACGACGCGTTCCGCGCCCCCGCGGTCATTCAGGACGGAGGCCTGTTTGAAGCTGCCCACTCGCTGTCTCCCACCCTGCCCCAGTACCACCCCACCCAGCTGCTGGAGCTCATGGACTTGGGGAAGGTGCGGCGAGCCAAGGCCATCCTGTCTCACCTGGTCAAATGCATCGCGGGGGAGGTGGCCGTGGTGAAGGACGTGGAGGCCGGGGAGGGTGGCACACGCCGCCACCTCTCCCGCACCATCAGCGTGAGTGGCAGCACTGCCAAGGACACCATCGTGGCTGGGCGCGACGGCGGCCGAGATTACACGGAGATCAACTCCATCCCTCCGCTGCCCCTCTACGCGCTGCTGTCCGCCGATCTGGACACGTCCTACAAGGTTGCTGAGGAGGCCAGCAAAGGCGCCAAGGGCCCGGAGAGAGAGGCGCAGAAGTCCAACGACGACCAGTACGCCGACCTCTTCCAAATGCAGACGGTCACCACGGACGACTTCGTCAGCTTCGCTACAGAGAAGGCCGAGAAGAAGTCCCGGGTGATCAACCTGTCCCAGTACGGGCCGACGTACTTTGGGCCGGAGCACGCCCAGGTCCTGTCCAGCCACCTGATGCACTCCAGCCTGCCTGGCCTCACCCGACTGGAGCAGATGTTCCTGGTGGCGCTGGCCGACACCGTGGCCACTACCAGTGCCGAGGTGGGCGGCTCCACAGACAAGCAGTACACCG GCGGTGAGGCTCTGGATGAGTGTGGACTGCGCTATCTCCTGGCAATGAGGCTCCATATCTGCCTGCTGACCTCCCTGCCTCCACTTTACAGAATGCAGCTGCTCCACCAAG GAGTGTCCACATGCCACTTTGCCTGGGCCTTCCATTCAGAGGCAGAGGAGGAAATGCTGAACATGATCCCTGCCATGCAGCGGGGCGACCCTCAGTGGTCTGAGCTCAGGGCCGTGGGTGTGGGCTGGTGGGTCCGTAACATCAATACCCTACGCAGGATGGTGGAGAAG GTGGGGAAGGCTGCGTTTCAGCGGAATAACGATCCTTTGGATGCTGCTctcttcttcctcgccatgaaGAAGAAAGCTGTTCTGTGGGGTCTTTTCAG ATCCCAACATGATGAGAAGATGACCCAgtttttcaaaaacaacttcACAGAAGACCGCTGGCGAAAAGCGGCGCTGAAGAACGCCTTCTCCCTCCTGGGGAAACAGCGCTTCGAGCAGTCTGCTGCATTCTTCCTGCTCGCTGGCTCCCTGAAAGACGCCATTGAG GTATGTTTGGAGAAAATGGAGGACATCCAACTAGCCATGATTGTAGCGCGTCTGTACGAGGCAGACTACGAGAGCTCATCCACGTGCCAGGGCGTCCTGTATGAGAAGGTTCTAGGCTGCAAGCGGGACGGCTCCGGCTTCAACTGCACCAAGCTGCACCCCGACCCCTTCTTGCGAAGCATCTCGTACTGGATCATGAAGGATTACACCCGCGCCCTGGACACGCTGCTGGAACAGATCCCCAAAGATGAGGACGAGAATCCCA CTGTCATGGTGAAATCATGTAACCCAGTGGTCTTCAGCTTCTACAACTACCTGCGGACCCACCCACTCATAATTCGCCGGCACTTCGCCAAGCCCGAAGGGACGCTGGCTGCGGTGGGGCTGACTGCTGAGAAGAGCAGCGCCGATGAGATCAACCTGATCGAGCGGAAGCTGTTCTTCACCACCGCCAATGCTCACTTCAAGGTGGGCTGCCCTGTGCTCGCGCTGGAGGTTCTCTCCAAGATCCCGAAAGTCTCCAAGAAGGCTGCTGCATCCTTGAGCAAGGGCTCCTCAATGGTGAACATGGGTTCTTCTCAAGCCCAGGAGAACGGGGGCCGTGGCACTGACCTAGACTGGGGATCTGGGGCAGAACCCTCTACTGGAATGGACTGGAGCCAGCCACTGGTTAAACTGGAGGACGAGGGGCTGCAGCTGGATTGGGGAGACGATAAAGGGGACGATGAGGACGATGAGGATGATGGAGGCCTGACTATGAAGAAGGCAGAGCCTGTGGAAATGACCAAAGCATCCAGTAGCAGTGGAGAGGGTAAAGCAGACAGTCTACAAAGGGAGGACTCTACTGGCGAGTCGGAGGTGGACGTGATCGCTGAGCAGCTCAAGTTCCGGGCGTGTCTGAAGATCCTGATGACCGAGCTGCGCACGCTAGCCACGGGCTATGAGGTGGATGGAGGAAAGCTGCGCTTCCAGCTCTACAACTGGCTGGAGAAAGAGATCGAGGCCATGCACCGCATCTGCAACTACAAGCCCCCCGCCCAGGAGACCAGCGGCGAGCTGGAGAAGTTTGGCGAGGTGCCGGACGGCTCCATAGACCTGGACGAGTCGCTGGAGCGCTTCGAAGCCGGCGCCTACGAGCGCCACCAGCTGGAGCGGAGGAGGCTGCAGGCCAAGCAGCAGCATGCAGAGCGGAGGAAGGCCTGGCTGAGGAAGAACCAGGCGCTGCTGCGCATCTTCCTCAGCTACTGCAGCCTTCACGGGGCCAAAGGAGGTGGCGTCACCTCCGTCCGGATGGAGCTGCTGTTTCTGCTGCAGGAGTCTCAGCAG GAGACCACAGTGAAGCAGCTCCAGTCTCCTCTCCCTCTGCCCACCACACTGCCTCTCCTGTCTGCCAGCATCGCTCCCACAAAGACAGTCATTGCCAACCCTGTCCTACACCTCGGCAACCACATCCATGACGTCCTCTACACCATTGTACAGATGGAGGCCCCACCTTTCCCTGATATCCTGGATGACCGG GTGAATGCCCTGCACACTCTGGctgcctctctctctgcatGCATCTATCAGGCCCTGTGTGACAGCCACAGCTACAG CAGCCAGACCGAAGCCAATCAGTTCACAGGGATGGTATACCAGGGACTGCTGCTTAGTGAACGTCGGAGGCTGAGGACGGAGAGTATCGAAGAGCATGCCacacccaccactgcccccgcccAGTGGCCAG GTGTCTCCTCCCTGATCAGCCTGTTGATCTCTGCTCATGGGGAGGATCAGCCCAAACTGAACGTGATGCTGTGCGAAGGGGTGTTGGCTGTCTACCTCAGCCTGTTGATCCATGGCCTGGGCACACACTCCAGCAACGAGCTCTTCCGTCTGGCCGCCCACCCCCTCAACAACCGCATGTGGGCAGCGGTCTTCGGTGGTGGCGCCAAGCTCATTGTCAAACCCAAGAGAGCCCCAGAGGTCCCACCAG CTGATAAGTTTAGTGTGGACACAGAAACGCTTTCAGAAAATAAAGCAG TGGTTCCTGAAATAGTGACCCAGGATAGCAgtgcag CCGTACCCGCCACTCCACCGGCCGAGGACGTGGACCGACACCGTCGCAGGTTCAACATGCGGATGCTGGTTCCGGGGCGCCCTGTGAAAGAGACACCATCCACGCCCCCGCCAGTACCAGTGGATCGGCCAACGTACAAAGAGAAGTTCATCCCGCCGGAGCTGAGCATGTGGGATTATTTTGTGGCCAAA CCATTCCTACCTCTCTCTGACAGCAGCGCCCTCTACGACTCAGACGAGAGCGGGGCCAGCGGTGATGAGGATGACGACGACGCCTTCCTCTCAGACACCCAGATGACTGAGCACTCGGATCCTAATTCGTACAG CTGGGCACTCATTCGACTGGTCATGGTGAAACTGGCCCTGCACAACGTCAAGAATTTTCTGCCACTGGCTGGACTGGACTTTGCAG ATTTGCCAGTCACCTCTCCCCTATCCAACGCGGTACTTAAGACTCTGGAGAAGTGGGAACAGATCCTGGTGGAGAAGATGAACAAGTTTGAAGGCCCTCCACCCAACTATATCAACACATACCCCACTGACGTGAGCGCAGGCGGAGGCCCGGCCCTCTTACGGCACAAAGCCATGCTGGAGCCCGACAACACCCCATTCAA GGCGAAGCACCATCTGTCCTTCCCTGCACGGCGTCTCTGGCATTTCCTGGTAAAACAGGAAAATCTGCAGGAGACTCTGATTCGCTATATTTTCACTAAGAAGAGGAAGCAGAGTGAG TCTTTAGACAACCATGTGGACCATCTCAAACAAAACTGCGTAACAGAAGGTCGTAAAGGCAACCAG GTGGAAGCTGACCTGGGTTATCCAGGCGGGAAGGCCAAAGTCATACACAAGGAGTCGGACATCATCATGGCTTTTGCGATCAACAAG GCCAACATGAACGAGATTGTCCTTGCCTCTACCCACGACGTGCAGGAGTTGGACGTGTCTACTCTCCTGGCTGCTCAACCCTTCACCTGGATTGGAGAAGACTTTGATAAAGAGTCTCGCAG CTCTGATGACGTGGACTACCGCTCCTCCCACACCAACATCGCACAGGCCAGCACTGCACCCTTCGCCCCTCCACAGATCTCGGCCTCCGCCTCCATGCCCTGGCTGGGTAGCGGGCAGACCAGCTTGGGAGCCAGCGTG attgtgaagaggaaccTGAACAATGTGAAAAGAATGACTTCCCATCCTATATATCAGTATT aCATGACTGGAGCTCAGGATGGCAGTGTGCGCATGTTTGAGTGGAATCGCCCTCAGCAGCTGATCTGTTTTAGGCAAGCGGGCAACGCCCGAGTCACCAGGCTCTACTTCAACTCCCAGGGCAATAAG TGTGGTGTTGCCGATGGTGAAGGCTTCCTCAGCCTTTGGCAAGTCAACCAAACATCATCAAACCCTAAACCTTACTTG AGCTGGCAGTGTCACACAAAGACGTGCGGTGACTTTGCCTTCATCACTTCTTCCAGTCTCATTGCCACAGCTGGCCAGTCCAATGACaatag AAATGTATGCTTGTGGGATACCCTGATTTCCCCTAGTAATACGATGGTACATG CCTTTACCTGCCACGAGAACGGGGCCACCGTGCTGCAGTACGCTCCCAAGCAGCAGCTCATCATCACCGGAGGCCGTAAGGGCTTTGTATGCATTTTTGACATCAGGCAGAGGCAGCTGCTCCACACCTTCCAGGCCCATGACTCTGCAATTAAAGCGCTGGCCATGGACTccactgaagacttctttgtGACCGGTTCTGCTGAGGGAAATATGAAG GTGTGGAAGTTAACAGGACATGGATTGATGCACTCCTTCAGCACCGAGCACGCCAAGCAGTCCATCTTCCGCAACATCGGGGCCGGCGTCATGCAGGTGGAAACGTGCCCCGGGAACCGCATCTTCACGTGCGGCGCCGACGGCACCCTCAAGATGCGGGTCTTGCCCGACCGCTACAACATACCGGCTAGTATATTCGACATCCTGTAG